Below is a genomic region from Neovison vison isolate M4711 chromosome 9, ASM_NN_V1, whole genome shotgun sequence.
ACTCCACTCTTGTCACTGTCATGCAGTCTCatttctctgtgattttttttttttttcctcctgagggTGGTGTTTAAAAACGTCTTGCCAAAATAAACCATTGTTGTCAGGTTGCCCCACAGGAACAGAATGGAAGGAGAATTGAGCAGACTGGAAATTCACACTCCAGTttttgacaagaaaaagaaaaagtactctGTATATAAGGAAGGCCATCTGAGGCATCCCCATGAAAGTGTCAGAGACTCCCCCCTGGCAAGCGAGCCATCTCACGGaaccaagaataaaaaaaaaagaaaggatcgCCAgcatctccttcctccccctttggaaaaatcagaaatttGTGGTGAGATGGAAAAGGCCACTTCTAAacccaaaaagaataaaaagaaaaggcataagACTTCAGAGATGGATGAGGAATCAGGTGTGGTGTATGTCGtggtggataaagaaaatatcgAGAACACGCCAAAGAATTTTAGGGGGGACGTTGACGTCGTGTATGTTGACGTGAGCCAGGAACAGAAGCCAACAAAAGAGTCTGAAGCAGACGAACCGCATTCAGTTCCAAAGTCACAGAAGAACAAGTCGGAAGAGCTGCACCATAAAgttagggagagaaagaggagaaaacatCAGAGGCACATGGCCTCCTGGGGTGCCGAGCAGGAGAGCCTTGCTGCCCTGCCCGAGTCGGAGCCCTGGGAGCAGGAAACTCCTCTTTCTGTGGGCCCTGGAGGTGGAATCCCACAACAACCAGTATcagctgataaaaaaaaaaagtctaagaaaaAAAAGCGAAAAATCGCACATGACCAGGAACTGGAGGCCTTGCCTGGGCATGAGAGTGTCCAGGTCGCGTACTCGGAGGGACGGCAAGGGGTCAGCGAGGTCGGGACTGCAGAAGGCAGTAAGGAAGCCGGCCGGGTAAAGAAAAAGTCTAAGAAAAGGAAGCGAAGGGCTTCTGTTGAAGGTCCTGTAACTCCTGGGGGTGATTTTGTAGCGCCTGCTGCGAGCTTTGAGGATACACACTCGGATTCACTGGAATGTAGCAGTGCCCTGATTGAAGAAAGCGCGAAACTCAGGCCTCAGAAGGAGAAGACCCAGGCCTGtttgggagaggagcagaggtaATGTGAGAGAGCCGTGCGTTCCGTGTGTTTGTCTTCTCTGTGAATTCTGCCTGTGACCTCTTTATCCAACACACTTGTAATAGATGGCAGGATTCATAGACACAGAAGGGTCAGTTGGACAGAACAATGTACACATTGTAACAGAGTAACTTGGCAGGAACTTCTTCTCTTCATATATAAAGTAGGGCAGTTAGACCAGGTTTTTACTGAGAACTATTCCAGCCCTGAAATTCTACAAAGAAGTTTAAAAGGGCATTTTAAGTCCCCCAAATTACCTTTGTTTGTCCATATGCATATACATAGAGGAAAGAATCACGTAGAATTtttacagagcaggaaaaaacCTTGAATTAGGGTTCTTCATAATAAATTTAGATgtcattatttatataattactgTTAAAGTTAACTACCGATATAATAAGCACagcgttgtttttttttttaatttaacagttttttttaaaaggttttatttatttatttggcagacacagatcacaagtacgcagagaggcaggcagagagacaagaggaagtaggctccctgctgagcagagagcccagtgcagggctccatcccaggacctcgggatcatgacctgagccaaaggcagaggttttaacccactgagccacccgtgcGCCCCCAATTTAGCAATTTTTTAAGCCACATTATCATTATGGGTTCCTAGGACTTGGGacagatttttctctccatttttactcaatagcttttttttttaaacatttgtttgtttgtcctggCCTAAAATAGTTCCATCAAGAAGTTCATTGAtggacgcctgggttgctcagtgggttaagccgctgccttcggctcaggtcatgatctcaggatcctgggatcgagtcccgcgtcgggctctctgcttggcggggagcctgcttcctcttctctctctctgcctgcctctctgcctgtttgtgatctctctctgtcaaataaataaataaaatcttaaaaaaaaaagttcattgggAGAGGATGGCACTTCATCTTCTGGTGGTATCAGAGTGGCCCACTCACCTCTCATCAGGGCTAATACTGCTATGAGGCAGGCATGTCGAGGGCAGTGGTTTTGAACTTGTACTGGGCTGTGGGCCCTGTGAAAGCTGCTGACCCTTTGTTCAGACAAatgcataataatttttaaagtttcctgCCTGTCTGGCTAGCTGATAGGATTGAGCACAGTAAGGGGATTCGGACATCTGGAGGAAAGTTTGGGGATGATTTAGTCACAGGTGCATAGAAAACTAAGCAGAGGGGGACGATGTGGCCATTGTTACCTGCAGCAAAGCAACTAACCATAGGGACCCCAAATGGTGATTTAATTAATTAGTAACCATTATCACAAAAATCAAAATCTCTGAAGGGTTGTGGGGGGGAGGTGTCTTTAGTGTCCGTGGGGTAGAAGAGGGCTTAGCTCATTAGGAAGTCAGTGTCTAAAGCCAGAAAAGTTGGGAAATAGTGACCCAAGAACTAACACGTGCTGAAAATTGCGCTTCAGGCCACACGGGTCCCTTGTAGGCAGCCTCTGAGTCCTGCATCCATTAGTCACATTATCTCAGAGTCCACGCATCACAGACTGAATCGCTCCAACTTCCCTCCTAGTGTTAGCACCTGCCTTGTCTCCATGAGGCTCCTTTTCCGAAAAGAACTGGAAAGCCACGAGGGCGGGTGACAGTGAACGTGAGTCAACTCTGTTTTCCCCGCAGGTCGGAACTGACAAATGAAGAGGAAAGCCGTTTGGAATTGGCCAAAGATTCCGAAACAAGATTCTTATCAGAAGACTCGAGGGATTCGGGTGACTCGGATGTGGACTTGGACTCCGCCGTGAGGCAGCTCCAGGAGTTCATCCCGGACATCAAGGAGAGGGCCGCCACCACCATCAAGCGGATGTACCGAGATGACTTGGGGCGGTTTAAGGAGTTTAAAGCCCAGGGTGAGCTGGTGGCACTTTAATATTTGTCGAACTTGCCTGTCCACCTGAGGAGCCCCTGCCTTTGTTCTGTGAATATTGCAGATTTCTAGAGTTGCAGGAAGCATCCTCTAGGATCCTTCCAGAATTATTGTCCGAGCCATAAAATGCACAAAATGAAGGGCCCTGGTTTTGCTCTTCTCCACCTCGCTTCTggtaggaaagaagaggaagaagaggctgaGTGGCTGAGCCTTTGGGGAAGATgcaggaataaaatgaaaatactattgTCAGCTTTGATGAGCTGCAGCTTCATAACCGAGGCATTGAGTGGAGGCTAAACCGGTTGTAGTGGCCTTGGTTCCCAcgagacccaccatggccttttttttttttaagattttatttatttgacagagatcacaaatagacaggcagagacaaagagaggggaaagcaggctccccacggagcagagagcccgatgtggggctcgatcccagggctctgggaccatgacctgagccaaaggcagaggctttaacccactgagccacccaggcgccccatggcctCCTTCTTGATTTCACTGTGTTGTAAGAACCTCGCAGAAAGCTTATGGAATTCGAGTCAACTACACATTGAAGGCTGTGTGCTTCAAACGAGTGTTACTTACTCAGTGGCTGTGTGAGGCCTGGTACGGCTGGTCACTGTGAAAAGTAAAATGTGGAGCCTTAGGGAGTTAATCATGGTGAAGagattggttttaaaaaatagccaAGTTAAGGAAGAAACAAGTAATTCACAGAGCAGTAGCTGCAGAATAGTCCCAGTTCTGTTGTGTATTCTCTGTTCAGAcatttgtgagtgtgtgtcttACAAAAGATACTTGAAGTAAGTCTAAGAATAGAAAAACACAGTATGGggacacctggatagctcagtcggttaagcggctgccttcgtctcaggtcatgatcccagcggcctgggatcgagtcccacattgagtcccacatcgggctccttgctctgcagggagcctgcttctccctctgcctattgctctgcctgcctgtgctcgctctctgagAGCGcgtgcgatctctctctctctcacaaataaataaaatctttaaaaaaaaagaaaaacacagtctGTAAGATGTCAGTACTAATAAAATTTGGTTGATTTGAATTACAAAGAGGACTAGCTTGGATCCCATTGCATATGCACAGAGAACACATGCGAATATTCGAGTCTTTGCTGGCCAGTTCCTACCACCGCCTTGGGGAGAGGAGCGGGGCAGAAGAGAGTAAACAGAAGGtttcttttcaaagtttatttccGTACTGCTtgaattttttaatgaacatatattcCATTTTAATATAAAGAACAACTGCTTCAAAAAGCTGATTGATAAATGAGGAAGGTGGCTTCGGAAGGGGATGACCTGGGAAGACTTTGGGAGAGAAGGGTCAGGGTGGTGCAGGGCAGGGGAGCTAAGGTCAAGTGCACAGCTGGGGCTGTTCCCAGCAGGGGGGAGCTGCCGAGCCACTGTGTCAACTGCTGAAGACCAGGTGGTAGGTTTGCTTTTTCAATGTGATTGACAATGCATGCTTTTTCTCCCCGCCCAAATTCTAGGTGTCGCTATTAGATTTGGCAAGTTTTCTGTAAAGGAAAACAAGCAGTTAGAGAAAAACGTGCAAGACTTTCTGTCCCTGACAGGAATTGAGAATGCCGACAAGCTGCTCTACACAGACAGATACCCAGAGGAGAAATCTGTGATCAccgacttaaaaagaaaatacgcATTTCGATTGCATATTGGTAAGTTTCAAACCAGTCCCTCTTTGACCCTCCACAGCCTTTCTGCCCTAAATGCAGAGCCCATGGGAAGCATTTAGCACAGCGCCTGGCCCAGTCCGCGTGCACGATGCGTGCTACCTGCTGCCATGCAGCCTGCGCTTCTGAGGATTTAGAATGTGTTCGTGTCTCCTGCGTGTagtatttttagagattttacaaAAAGTGACACGATCAACCTCTAGCTTTCCTGCTTGGTAATAagtatcattttgttttctctttatttatcttttttttcttaattatgtgTTGTTTCGCATATGCTGCACAgagcacacttttttttaagattttatttacttatttattagggAGTGCGgggaggggccagagggagagagaatctcaagcagactccgtgctgagcacagagcctgaagccggactcagtctcacgaccctgagatcatgacctgagctggaatcaagagtcagacgcccaagggcttctgggtggctcagtgggttaagcctctgactttggctccggtcatgatctcagggtcctgggattgcagggagcctgcttccccctctctctctgcctgcgtctctgcctacttgtgatctcttcctgtcaaataaataagtaaaatttcaaaaacaaagagtCGGTCGCccaaccgactgcgccacccaggcactccagagcACGTTCTGATATGCACCAGGATCTTCCAAGTTTTCCGAGTATAGCCTTATCTGTGCTTTGTGTCTGGAACCCTCCTCCTGCAGCCGTGCTTGGAAAGTGAGAGAGTCTTGCAGCAACATGGGCTTGGACTGAAAAAAATCCGTGAATTTAAAGAGGATGATTTCTTAGGTGTCCTCTGGCATGTGCAAGGGGAAACAGGCCAGGGGCCCCCTAGCGAGGGGCTGTTCCGTCCTTAGAGTGGGGAAGAAATCCAGTCTTGCTGGATTACAAAGCTCTTTGTCTTATGGAGAACTGTTGGCATGTGTCCCCCACCTTCGCATCCTTTCCTCTTGAGACAAATTTTGTTAACATTACTTTGCTGTATAAGGGCTTTTCACTCAAATTTAGTAGACCAGAAGCTGGAGCCTTGATGTGTTAAGTGTGTTGTTTCCAGAGCTCTCCAAGGAGACTGAAGATTCTGTGCGGAATGTGTGAAATCCCAGTCTTGATACAGGGTCTAGGGTAGCGACAGTAACAGGAGCCACGCTGGGTTCCTTTCCCACCTGTGACTCCATTTCAGGCTCCACCCTGTGGGCCCCTCTGACTGCCTTTTCTCTGACTTTAGGAAAGGGCATTGCCCGGCCTTGGAAACTCGTTTACTATCGAGCAAAGAAGATGTTTGATGTCAACAATTACAAAGGCAGGTAAGAAAAGGTCTTAGCAGCTGAGACAGAACATTTTTGCTGATCGTGTAAATTAAAACGTCCACAACAGATGAAAGGTAAAAAACCATGAAGACTTTGTGTGTGTGAAGGTAGACTGTGTGTTTGTTGTCAGTGGTATGTCCTCAAAGCCCATTTCGGTTTCTGCCTCTTGAGTAAACGTTTGTGCTGTTCCCCTTTCTAAATCCATGGCTTTTCTTTATACTTTCCTAGGCCCTCAGCCTGCCATGCCTCTTACATTATTTATGAGGTTTTCTTTGCTAGTTTGTGAGCTCCCTGTGTACCCAAacgttcctttgttttgtttttaagcttttatttatttgagaggaagagactGAGAttgcgagagagagcatgggggggaggagagggagaagcagtctcccagctgaacagggagcctgccacaaggcgccatcccaggaccctgagatcaggacccaagccgaagacagatgcttaaccaacaaagcCCGTCAGACGTTCCCTTTCAATGCAGTGGTTCCTTCAGCGCCCAGCCCAGTTCTTAGTGAATATTTGAAATTCGGCTGGGCACTTAGGTAAAGAGGTCACATAGGAGCAGGTCAGTACTGACCATACAGAGTGTCCTGGGGTGATGGtcattctccttttctccccaAGCAAAATACCCAATTATATCTTATTCCAAACATTCCAGATAAAAGCAGTGTGGATCGGCTGTCGGCTGTGGGTGAGCGCTCTGCTCCAGGCCAGAGGGTCCGGCAGCAAAGCATCCGCCAAGCAGCAGCTCAGCTGCTCCTCTCGGTCTGGAGGCGGATTTAGGAAATCTGACAGGCCCAGTTGCCTTCCAGTTAGCTGCATGATTTTAAACCAACGCATATATATCCTCTGACCTCCAAGCACTGATACCATCTTGGTTTCTTAACTTTTGACTAAAAGAAAGAAACCGTCAGCAGAGGCAAAGGTTGCCCACAAACTAGTACCTGCCCTCCCCTTTTCCCCCGGCCCTGGGCTTGGGCATCTGTAGACAGAGCTTTAAGGAAATTCACTTACGGTATCCTGTGAAATGAGACTTGAAAGAATGCTTTTGGCAAATGAATAGTGGCAGCTGAGGTGACATTTTTCTACCTGTGACATAAGCGTGGGAATGAAAGTTTTAGAGCAAGACAAGTCTGTCATTCCAGTGAGAAAGTTCATTTGTTTGCACCACATGATTTGTGTGTGGTGACCATTTGCCCCTAAGAGTGTCCTTCCTAAGTTAAGGAATTcttaactggaaaaaaacaaaaaaaaaaaccacagaaagcCAAAAATCAAAGAATTTTGAGGCTCTGGGGGATGTCACACATCAGTAcacctgtttcctcatttttatgcactcactttctctctgatGTCCTCCTTCACGTAGCTTCAAGGGTGCCTTTAAGTTTGATCTCAGAAagaggggtgcgtgggtggctcagttagttaagcatcttttttcagctaaggtcatgatcctggggtcctgggatcaagtccctcatcaggctccttgctcggccgggagcctgctgctccctgtgcttgtgctcgcggacacttgctttctctcgctcgctgacaaataagtaaaatattaaaaataaataaagggaaagatcCTGCTCGCCTTGAGAAGGAAACTGCTAGAAAGCATGAGTCTTCGCAGTGAGGGATTACACGTCTCTACTTACCACGCTCTGCGTTTGTAGATGACTTTCTGAGTGCGAGGCTCTTACTATCAGATGTAATTCTGCATCACCGTCGTCGGGAAGGGTTAGTATTTTGCTAGGGCTTCTCTTGGGTTGGGTTAGCAGAAACTGCCATTCCCCGCCCCCTGGCGCTTCCTGATGGCacatgggagaagaatgaggcacaaacaagtcagtgGCAAGAGAAGGGGAACAGGGGACAACAGGAGAAAAGACTGTCGCCCGGAACAGCTCCTCAGTCCCGTGGTTATTGGATACAGACAGTAATCAACAAAGGAGCCGACGAAGGCTACAGTTAATCATATGCCTTGTAGGTAAACAAGAAGGCAGGCAAAATCCATGTGGGCTAGCAGTAAATCTTGTAGTTGAGCAAGCACATTCGGAGCAAGCACAGGTGCTCCCCGGGGACGGAGAGATAACAGGAGAACGAAGCAGGCCGCGTCCGCCTTCACCGACCTTCACCGGGCGGCTGGCCCCAGATGCTCGGCTTCAAGGTCGTCTAtcgtcctctcccccagaggcctgttgccagCGTGTGTTTTTGTTAAGGCCGTATCTAAACATGCGTGGTAACTAGAGTAATTTCTCAcgggttatattttaagtaatacattgttctgagggacacTTACAGCCCCCCGTATTAAGAAATTCTAGAATGCCCCAAGGATTGCTTTCCCTTCACTTAATCACTTGTGTTTCATCTCCAAACCCACTAATAGTGTTTTCCGGTGCTTTTCCTtagtatatttgttttttgtttttcatttttaaagattttatttatttatttatttgacagacagagatcacaagtaggcagagaggcaggcagagagagaggaggaagcaggctccctgctgagcagagagcccgatgcggggctcgatcccaggaccctgggatcatgacctgagccgaaggcagcggctttaaccgctgagccacccaggcgccccaggtgtcCAGTTTGTTTTCATGTGGGGCGAGTGCTCCGTACATTGCTTAAATAATTGTGCTCTCGTGTGAAGTCAGTGTCTGTTGTCTGTCAAGCTTTGCAGATACCGTGGTGTAGAAAACCACCAGGGCTCCAGCCCTTGTAGGATGTCCCCTCCAGAGCTGTGCTGTGCATCACGGTGGCCACCAGCCTCACGGGGCCGGGGAGCCCTTGGAATACATTCAGTCCAAGTTGAGAGGCGCCGTGAGGTGGCGCCCATGCTGGAGCTGGAGGGAGAGAACGCAAAATACCTCATTAATGTGTTCGGGTTCTGATCCCGTGTTGAAACGGCTGCATTTTTAATAGAATGGGTTAAGTCAAATTTTTTATTAGGTTCATTACAgtgaaataaaagtcatttttacGTGGCCACTACAAGGTTTAGGTAACACGTATGATTCATAGTACGTTTCTGTTGGGCAGCACTAgtccagaggcagagaggggccaACAAGGGGACCCCTCGATGTCCAACCGCCCGTCCGGGGGTGCAGTGAGAGGGGTAGGGCTTTCTCTGGGgagagcggggcggggggggtagGGCGTTCAGGGATCCAGGCAGCCTCACAGACGACGGTCCACCCGCAGGGTTTGTCGGGGCCGTCCAGGCGGGTGGAGAAAGGCCGTTTCCACTGCAGCAGGAGGCCTTGAGAGGAAAAAGGCCTGAAGGCCAGTGGGGCTGCACCGTAAGGAGCGCCGGGCTCTGCGGGCCCATGGAGGAGCTCGTGTTTGGTGCGCGCGGTGCAAAGCTTCTGGGGTTTGGATGGGGAATACGGGACCCAGTGACTTGCTCTGGCCCCTGTTCAGCTGAGCCGGGGCCCTGGCCTGGGACTGCAGCGACTCACAGGATGACACAGTGAGGCGCCGGGGCAGGAACTGACGGGACCATCTGCCCGACAACTTTTCCCAGGACCACTG
It encodes:
- the TTF1 gene encoding transcription termination factor 1, which encodes MRVWSPRLPHRNRMEGELSRLEIHTPVFDKKKKKYSVYKEGHLRHPHESVRDSPLASEPSHGTKNKKKRKDRQHLLPPPLEKSEICGEMEKATSKPKKNKKKRHKTSEMDEESGVVYVVVDKENIENTPKNFRGDVDVVYVDVSQEQKPTKESEADEPHSVPKSQKNKSEELHHKVRERKRRKHQRHMASWGAEQESLAALPESEPWEQETPLSVGPGGGIPQQPVSADKKKKSKKKKRKIAHDQELEALPGHESVQVAYSEGRQGVSEVGTAEGSKEAGRVKKKSKKRKRRASVEGPVTPGGDFVAPAASFEDTHSDSLECSSALIEESAKLRPQKEKTQACLGEEQRSELTNEEESRLELAKDSETRFLSEDSRDSGDSDVDLDSAVRQLQEFIPDIKERAATTIKRMYRDDLGRFKEFKAQGVAIRFGKFSVKENKQLEKNVQDFLSLTGIENADKLLYTDRYPEEKSVITDLKRKYAFRLHIGKGIARPWKLVYYRAKKMFDVNNYKGRYSKGDTEKLKIYHSLHGNDWKKIGEMVARSSLSVALKFSQISSPRNHGAWSKTETQKLIKAVEEVILKKMSPHELKEVDSKLQEDPEGRLSIVREKLYKGISWVEVEAKVETRNWMQCKSKWTEILTKRMTNGRDVYRGVNALRAKINLIERLYEVNVEDTNEIDWEDLASAIGDVPPSYVQTKFYKLKATCVPFWQKKTFPEIIDYLYETTLPLLKEKLEKKMEKTGTEIQSPAVPRQVFLFRDIFYLDDDSEGEDGEERRPTGLTTHSEAGSARSRRCQREPRRLADDMLWGSLNAIARSSPEIHAGPNLRTSSNSASILQLARV